A part of Deinococcus multiflagellatus genomic DNA contains:
- a CDS encoding acyl-CoA dehydrogenase family protein, translated as MFDEFAVQDLLGPDERQVRRSVRAFCDAELLPQVGAWWDQGELPVRDVMRRFGALGLLGPTTPEAYGGAGTSHSAYGAMMYELERVDSGLRSAASVQGSLVMLPILNYGSEAQKARWLPGLASGELIGCFGLTESDGGSDPGAMRTRAVRDGDQYVLNGAKMWITNSPVADLALVWARDDEGAVRGFLVPTETPGFAAPKIERKQSLRASVTGEIVLTDCRVPADHLLPGARGLGAPLSCLSSARFGIAWGAMGALEAVLSAALDYVGSRTTFGKPLAARQLVQDKLARMATDHSLGLLLAWRLGTLKDGGTMNHAQVSYAKRNNVRAALQGARLARELLGGNGITTEYPVIRHMLNLETVDTYEGTHDIHTLIIGRHLTGHSALE; from the coding sequence ATGTTCGATGAATTCGCGGTGCAGGACCTGCTTGGGCCCGATGAACGGCAGGTGCGCCGGAGCGTGCGCGCCTTCTGCGACGCGGAATTGCTGCCCCAGGTGGGCGCGTGGTGGGACCAGGGTGAGCTGCCCGTGCGCGACGTGATGCGCCGCTTTGGCGCCCTGGGCCTGCTGGGCCCCACCACCCCCGAGGCCTACGGCGGCGCAGGCACCTCCCACAGCGCTTACGGCGCCATGATGTACGAACTTGAGCGGGTGGACAGCGGCCTGCGGTCCGCCGCCAGCGTGCAGGGCAGCCTGGTCATGCTGCCCATCCTGAATTACGGCAGCGAGGCGCAGAAGGCGCGCTGGCTGCCGGGGCTGGCCAGCGGCGAGCTGATCGGCTGCTTTGGCCTCACGGAAAGTGACGGCGGCAGCGACCCCGGCGCCATGCGCACCCGCGCCGTGCGCGACGGCGACCAGTACGTGCTGAACGGCGCCAAGATGTGGATCACCAACAGCCCGGTGGCCGACCTCGCCCTGGTCTGGGCCCGCGACGACGAGGGCGCCGTGCGCGGCTTCCTGGTCCCCACCGAGACCCCCGGTTTCGCGGCCCCCAAGATCGAGCGCAAACAGAGCCTGCGTGCCAGCGTGACCGGCGAAATCGTGCTGACCGACTGCCGCGTGCCCGCTGACCACCTGCTGCCCGGCGCGCGGGGCCTGGGCGCGCCGCTCTCCTGCCTGAGTTCGGCCCGCTTTGGGATTGCCTGGGGGGCCATGGGCGCCCTGGAAGCAGTGCTGAGTGCGGCCCTGGACTACGTGGGCAGCCGAACCACCTTTGGCAAGCCGCTGGCCGCCCGGCAACTCGTGCAGGACAAGCTGGCCCGCATGGCCACCGACCACAGCCTGGGCCTGCTGCTGGCGTGGCGCCTGGGCACCCTGAAAGACGGCGGCACCATGAACCACGCGCAGGTCAGCTACGCCAAACGGAACAACGTGCGCGCCGCGCTGCAGGGCGCCCGGCTGGCCCGCGAACTGCTGGGCGGCAACGGCATCACCACCGAGTACCCGGTGATCCGCCACATGCTGAACCTGGAAACCGTGGACACCTACGAGGGCACCCACGACATCCATACCTTGATCATCGGCCGGCACCTCACCGGCCACAGCGCGCTGGAGTAA
- a CDS encoding tetratricopeptide repeat-containing diguanylate cyclase codes for MTSSGGGGGRADPAPPEAHAALLAQLVAAEAALDTDPARSQALAAGALAQAEALDTDPALLARALCTAAAPALFQNRYTEAQALYRRALALEVPDASLVCRALSGLGACALRQGDYARALELFLEGLRRVSPADTFGRLRLLNNVGLVHTELGDHALALQAHEQVVALAEELGDDTHLLTGVSNIVMDRYALGEYARTLALIAAQEESARQAGLRHHALVFATYRVLCLLHLGRLDDAQVAAHALAPAVTQAEAAADWDTAAHALTVLGQVALAAGHPGEARAPLNAALAHARHWGLRARECEALRLLSEAHRQREDWRAAYETLAAHHALERALHAEHLDRRARALRDQVQLERLRREAETQRQQLRALLEDHNTLLQDRHALVQQASHDPLTGLLNRAQFRARAEALLAQPGQAECAVVFLDLDGFKPVNDTHGHAAGDDLLVQVAGRLRGDLRGADLVARLGGDEFAVFLTRLRHPGDAQLVAAKLLDTLSRPYTLSRTGATVHVSASVGVAVTPQAGPDLGTLQRCADEAMYAAKRQGRRQVCLYVPAEEAPAP; via the coding sequence ATGACTTCCTCTGGCGGCGGCGGCGGCAGGGCTGACCCGGCCCCGCCAGAGGCCCACGCCGCGCTGCTGGCGCAACTGGTCGCGGCCGAAGCCGCCCTGGACACCGACCCAGCGCGTTCGCAGGCCCTGGCCGCCGGGGCGCTGGCGCAGGCTGAAGCCCTGGATACAGACCCGGCCCTGCTGGCCCGCGCCCTGTGCACGGCAGCGGCCCCGGCCCTCTTTCAGAACCGCTATACCGAAGCCCAGGCCCTGTACCGCCGCGCCTTGGCGCTGGAGGTCCCCGATGCGTCGCTGGTCTGCCGGGCGCTGAGCGGCCTGGGGGCCTGCGCGCTGCGCCAGGGCGACTATGCCCGCGCGCTGGAACTGTTTCTGGAAGGTCTGCGCCGCGTGTCCCCGGCCGACACCTTCGGGCGCCTGCGGCTGCTGAACAACGTGGGGCTGGTCCACACCGAACTGGGCGACCACGCCCTAGCCCTGCAGGCCCACGAACAGGTGGTGGCCCTGGCCGAGGAGCTGGGCGACGACACCCACCTCCTGACCGGCGTGAGCAACATCGTGATGGACCGCTACGCCCTGGGCGAGTACGCGCGGACCCTGGCCCTGATTGCGGCTCAGGAGGAGAGCGCCCGGCAGGCGGGGCTGCGCCACCACGCGCTGGTGTTCGCCACCTACCGCGTCCTGTGTCTGCTGCACCTGGGCCGCCTGGACGACGCCCAGGTGGCCGCCCACGCGCTGGCCCCGGCCGTCACCCAGGCCGAGGCCGCCGCCGACTGGGACACCGCCGCCCACGCCCTGACCGTGCTGGGGCAGGTGGCCCTGGCTGCCGGGCACCCCGGTGAGGCCAGGGCCCCCCTGAACGCCGCCCTGGCCCACGCCCGGCACTGGGGCCTGCGCGCCCGGGAATGTGAGGCCCTGCGCCTGCTCAGCGAGGCGCACCGCCAGCGCGAGGACTGGCGCGCCGCCTACGAAACCCTGGCCGCCCACCACGCCCTGGAGCGCGCCCTGCACGCTGAGCACCTGGACCGCCGGGCACGGGCCCTGCGCGATCAGGTGCAACTGGAGCGCCTGCGCCGTGAAGCCGAAACCCAGCGCCAGCAACTGCGCGCGCTGCTCGAAGACCACAACACCCTCCTGCAGGACCGCCACGCCCTGGTGCAGCAGGCCAGCCACGATCCGCTGACAGGCCTGCTCAACCGCGCCCAGTTTCGCGCCCGTGCCGAGGCGCTGCTGGCCCAGCCGGGGCAGGCCGAATGCGCGGTGGTGTTCCTGGACCTGGACGGCTTCAAGCCGGTCAACGACACCCACGGGCACGCGGCGGGCGACGACCTGCTGGTGCAGGTGGCCGGGCGCCTGCGCGGCGACCTGCGCGGGGCTGACCTGGTGGCCCGCCTGGGGGGCGACGAATTCGCGGTGTTCCTCACCCGCCTGCGCCACCCGGGCGACGCGCAACTGGTGGCGGCCAAGCTGTTAGACACCCTCTCGCGCCCCTACACCCTCTCCAGGACGGGCGCCACCGTCCATGTCTCGGCGTCGGTGGGTGTGGCTGTCACGCCCCAGGCGGGGCCCGACTTGGGCACGCTGCAGCGCTGCGCCGACGAGGCGATGTATGCGGCCAAGCGGCAGGGCCGGCGGCAGGTCTGCCTGTACGTGCCCGCTGAGGAGGCCCCGGCGCCGTAA